One genomic segment of Candidatus Hydrogenedens sp. includes these proteins:
- the miaB gene encoding tRNA (N6-isopentenyl adenosine(37)-C2)-methylthiotransferase MiaB, translated as MNKQKVFIKTFGCQMNEHDSARIVAILEQMGYLLTDQPDDANMILINTCSVRENPENKVYSLLGALRPIKERNPKTIIGVCGCVAQQEGEHILKRESVVDIVIGPDHYFELPELISRVREGERICCTYREYPKPPIFDFIPSEWLEKGHREGVKAYIVISKGCNNACSFCIVPRTRGREVYRTPESILKEVRSAVSEGIREIWLLGQNVNTYKYTSNYRFIELLNDVAKEHDLWRIRFTSPHPYDWSKELTDLIAERPNIARHIHLPLQSGSNRILKLMRRRHTIDDYLEQVDYIKKKVPGIEISTDLIVGFPTETEIEFEETMEVVRRVQFSQIYPFKYSPRPKTYAEKLGDTVPREEKEERLARLIALQEEINQLSMSKLIGTQQEVLIEDRHPRNPSFWNGRTNSYRSITVCGENMELGDLVSARVVGYHGHWLEAEYLDTLKKSSLINIKR; from the coding sequence ATGAATAAACAAAAAGTTTTTATTAAGACGTTCGGTTGTCAGATGAATGAACATGATAGTGCAAGGATAGTTGCTATCCTTGAGCAGATGGGGTATTTATTAACAGACCAGCCAGATGATGCGAATATGATTCTAATCAATACCTGCTCCGTTCGTGAGAATCCTGAAAATAAGGTTTATAGTTTATTGGGAGCACTTCGGCCTATCAAGGAAAGAAATCCAAAAACAATTATTGGAGTATGTGGTTGTGTAGCACAGCAAGAAGGTGAACATATTCTAAAACGAGAGTCTGTGGTCGATATTGTTATTGGTCCAGACCATTACTTCGAGTTGCCTGAGTTGATTTCGCGAGTTCGAGAAGGCGAACGTATTTGTTGTACGTATAGAGAATATCCAAAGCCACCTATATTTGACTTTATTCCTTCAGAATGGCTTGAAAAAGGGCACAGGGAAGGAGTAAAGGCATATATCGTTATAAGTAAAGGGTGTAATAATGCATGTAGTTTTTGCATTGTACCTCGTACTCGTGGACGCGAAGTATACAGAACACCAGAAAGTATACTGAAGGAGGTTCGGTCTGCAGTATCGGAAGGTATCCGTGAGATCTGGTTATTAGGGCAAAATGTAAATACGTATAAGTACACATCCAATTACCGTTTTATTGAACTCCTTAATGATGTTGCAAAGGAACATGACCTTTGGCGTATTCGCTTTACCTCACCACATCCTTATGATTGGAGTAAAGAACTTACCGACCTCATTGCAGAACGACCAAATATAGCAAGACATATTCATTTGCCACTACAATCTGGCTCAAATCGCATCCTAAAACTTATGCGGAGAAGACATACCATAGACGATTACTTAGAGCAGGTTGATTATATAAAGAAAAAGGTGCCAGGAATAGAGATAAGTACAGACCTGATTGTCGGTTTCCCTACAGAAACGGAAATAGAATTTGAAGAGACGATGGAGGTAGTTAGACGGGTTCAATTTAGCCAGATTTATCCCTTTAAATATTCACCCAGACCTAAAACATATGCCGAAAAGTTAGGTGATACTGTCCCCAGAGAAGAAAAAGAAGAGCGACTTGCACGTCTTATTGCTCTACAAGAGGAGATTAATCAGTTATCTATGTCTAAACTTATTGGCACCCAACAGGAGGTGCTTATTGAAGATAGGCATCCGAGGAATCCAAGTTTCTGGAATGGAAGAACAAATTCATATCGCTCCATTACAGTTTGCGGAGAGAACATGGAACTCGGTGATTTAGTTTCTGCACGGGTTGTGGGATATCATGGGCATTGGTTAGAAGCTGAATACCTCGATACTTTAAAAAAATCATCGCTGATAAATATAAAAAGATAA